From Streptomyces yatensis, one genomic window encodes:
- a CDS encoding 2-hydroxyacid dehydrogenase, whose amino-acid sequence MASMRIMLNHRILSRFTERLRARIEGPHEWLDACDWDAARIADAIATADVYVGSQLTEDDARRAGRLRLVHVVGAGYDGTPLEALGPEVTVANTHHHGRSIAEHVLMCVLMLSRRVLAADRELRAGRWRNVAVDSGLPFGDTLRDRRVGVIGFGETGREIGRLCQAVGLGVRAVRRDPSAPVPDGLRPDWVGGPERLPDLLAESDIVVVTVPLSPATRGLIGPAELAAMGPRSLLVNVARGPVVQEEALYEALSAGTIAGAALDVWWAGPPHAPSRLPFATLPNVVMTPHNSGHTEETFAARATDIAANINRLDRGEPLRNVVRAGGVRAATPGGGGGRTA is encoded by the coding sequence ATGGCCAGTATGCGCATCATGCTCAACCACCGGATCCTGAGCAGGTTCACCGAGCGGCTGAGGGCGCGGATCGAGGGCCCGCATGAGTGGCTGGACGCCTGCGACTGGGACGCGGCGCGGATCGCCGACGCCATCGCCACCGCCGATGTGTATGTGGGCTCCCAGCTCACCGAGGACGACGCGCGGCGAGCCGGCCGGCTCCGCCTCGTCCATGTCGTCGGCGCGGGCTACGACGGCACCCCCCTGGAGGCGCTGGGGCCGGAGGTGACCGTGGCCAACACCCACCACCACGGCAGGTCGATCGCCGAACACGTCCTGATGTGCGTGTTGATGCTCTCCCGGCGGGTGCTCGCCGCCGACCGGGAGCTGCGCGCCGGACGGTGGCGGAACGTCGCCGTGGATTCCGGGCTGCCCTTCGGGGACACCTTGCGGGACCGTCGTGTCGGAGTCATCGGCTTCGGCGAGACGGGGAGGGAGATCGGCCGGCTGTGCCAGGCGGTCGGGCTCGGTGTGCGGGCGGTGCGCCGCGACCCGTCGGCCCCTGTGCCGGACGGTCTGCGCCCCGACTGGGTGGGCGGCCCGGAGCGGCTCCCGGACCTGCTGGCCGAATCCGACATCGTCGTGGTCACCGTTCCGCTGAGCCCCGCGACCCGCGGGCTGATCGGCCCGGCCGAACTCGCGGCGATGGGCCCGCGATCCCTCCTCGTCAACGTGGCACGTGGCCCGGTCGTCCAGGAGGAGGCGCTGTACGAGGCGCTCTCGGCCGGCACCATCGCCGGTGCCGCCCTGGACGTGTGGTGGGCAGGCCCTCCGCACGCGCCGAGCCGCCTGCCGTTCGCCACCCTGCCCAATGTGGTGATGACACCCCACAACTCGGGCCACACCGAGGAGACTTTCGCGGCCCGCGCCACGGATATCGCGGCCAACATCAACCGCTTGGACCGCGGGGAGCCCCTCCGCAACGTGGTGCGCGCCGGTGGTGTGCGGGCCGCCACGCCCGGCGGCGGCGGTGGCCGGACGGCCTGA
- a CDS encoding phytanoyl-CoA dioxygenase family protein produces MSLVAPRSPAWFSEADCSLDAFRALVERTTDPGDHPGADAVEQNVPLYDGERLRARAATAHGRREAQAELVDALLDGPGIVVFKGAFPDPSVLDRATEAFTTLIEDERAAGSARGDHFARPGTNDRVWNALEKLALSAPEVFADYYANDLLALVATAWLGPGYQITSQINQVNPGGAAQSVHRDYHLGFLSEAAAAAYPAHVHRLSPVLTLQGAVAHCPMPVESGPTLYLPYSQAYEPGYLAWRRPEFMDYFAEHHVQLPLEAGDAVFFNPALFHAAGHNRSTDIRRMANLLQISSAFGRAMETVNRAAVVDAVFPVLRRRKADGASGDWLHNVVAACAEGYPFPTNLDLDPPVGGLAPDSQADLVRRALERDWTPDTLRAALRAAAERRES; encoded by the coding sequence ATGTCCCTCGTAGCTCCGAGGTCTCCTGCCTGGTTCAGTGAGGCCGACTGCAGTCTCGACGCCTTCCGCGCCCTGGTCGAGCGGACCACCGACCCCGGCGACCACCCCGGCGCCGACGCCGTGGAACAGAACGTCCCCCTCTACGACGGCGAGCGCCTGCGCGCCCGGGCCGCCACGGCACACGGCCGCCGGGAGGCGCAGGCGGAACTGGTGGACGCCCTGCTGGACGGCCCCGGCATCGTGGTGTTCAAGGGCGCCTTCCCCGACCCGTCGGTCCTCGACCGGGCCACCGAGGCGTTCACGACGCTGATCGAGGACGAACGGGCGGCGGGTTCCGCCCGCGGTGACCACTTCGCCAGGCCCGGCACCAACGACCGGGTCTGGAACGCGCTGGAGAAGCTGGCCCTGAGCGCACCGGAGGTCTTCGCCGACTACTACGCCAACGACCTCCTCGCCCTGGTGGCCACCGCCTGGCTGGGCCCCGGCTACCAGATCACCTCACAGATCAACCAGGTCAACCCGGGCGGCGCGGCGCAGAGCGTGCACCGCGACTACCACCTCGGCTTCCTCTCCGAGGCGGCGGCCGCGGCCTATCCGGCCCATGTCCACCGGCTCTCCCCCGTGCTGACCCTGCAGGGCGCGGTCGCCCACTGCCCCATGCCCGTCGAGTCCGGCCCGACGCTCTACCTGCCGTACTCGCAGGCGTACGAGCCCGGCTACCTGGCCTGGCGCCGCCCGGAGTTCATGGACTACTTCGCCGAGCACCACGTCCAGCTGCCGCTGGAGGCGGGCGACGCGGTCTTCTTCAACCCCGCGCTCTTCCACGCCGCCGGACACAATCGCTCCACGGACATCCGGCGGATGGCGAACCTGCTGCAGATCTCCTCCGCCTTCGGCCGCGCCATGGAGACCGTCAACCGTGCGGCGGTGGTCGACGCCGTCTTCCCCGTGCTGCGGCGGCGCAAGGCGGACGGCGCCTCCGGGGACTGGCTGCACAACGTCGTCGCGGCCTGCGCCGAGGGCTACCCCTTCCCCACCAACCTCGACCTCGACCCGCCGGTCGGCGGCCTCGCCCCGGACTCCCAGGCCGACCTCGTCCGGCGCGCCCTGGAGCGGGACTGGACCCCGGACACCCTGCGCGCCGCACTGCGGGCCGCCGCCGAGCGCCGCGAGAGCTGA
- a CDS encoding ABC transporter permease, which translates to MTEPADPDGRPSGEAAPSPTRPPRWWLLLGRDRGAAVAAVVLVAVFLVALFGRLFIGDRAVRQDLRASLRPPSLDHGFYGLLGTDVLGRSVLARLVDAAGTTLSVAVPAVLCSLLIGSALGLWAGYHGGTRENVAMRVADVILSFPSLLIAVVVLYVFAPSAMNIVLILAIARVPVYLRTARAESAELRSRLFVDAARTFGTPSRNIIYRHILPIALPTLLTVATLDFCFVMLTESSLSFLGIGIQPPDVSWGLMVAQGRQYLQTAWWIAVLPGFAIVLTTVSATVLAAWVRLATDPAQRWRLTLPRKRRGNRAAVPSEMIA; encoded by the coding sequence ATGACCGAGCCCGCCGATCCCGACGGCCGTCCCTCCGGCGAGGCCGCCCCGTCCCCCACCCGGCCGCCCCGCTGGTGGCTGCTGCTCGGCCGGGACCGGGGCGCGGCCGTCGCCGCCGTCGTCCTCGTCGCGGTGTTCCTGGTCGCGCTGTTCGGCCGGCTGTTCATCGGGGACCGAGCGGTGCGGCAGGACCTCCGCGCCTCGCTGCGGCCGCCCTCCCTCGACCACGGCTTCTACGGGCTGCTGGGCACCGATGTGCTGGGACGCAGCGTGCTGGCCCGGCTGGTGGACGCCGCCGGGACGACGCTGTCGGTCGCGGTGCCCGCGGTGCTGTGCTCGCTGCTGATCGGCTCGGCGCTGGGACTGTGGGCCGGATACCACGGAGGGACGCGCGAGAACGTGGCGATGCGTGTCGCCGATGTGATCCTCAGCTTCCCGTCCCTGCTGATCGCTGTCGTCGTGCTGTATGTCTTCGCACCCAGCGCGATGAACATCGTGCTGATCCTCGCCATCGCGCGGGTCCCGGTCTATCTGCGCACCGCCCGCGCGGAGTCGGCCGAGCTCAGGAGCCGGCTGTTCGTCGACGCGGCCCGGACCTTCGGCACCCCGAGCCGGAACATCATCTACCGGCACATTCTGCCGATCGCGCTGCCCACACTGCTGACCGTGGCCACGCTCGACTTCTGCTTCGTCATGCTCACCGAATCGTCCTTGAGTTTCCTCGGCATCGGCATCCAGCCCCCCGATGTGAGCTGGGGGCTGATGGTGGCCCAAGGGCGCCAGTACCTGCAGACGGCCTGGTGGATCGCCGTGCTGCCGGGCTTCGCGATCGTGCTCACCACGGTGTCGGCCACGGTCCTCGCCGCCTGGGTCCGCCTGGCCACCGACCCCGCCCAGCGCTGGCGGCTGACGCTGCCCCGGAAGCGGCGCGGCAACCGCGCCGCCGTTCCCTCGGAGATGATCGCGTGA
- a CDS encoding ABC transporter ATP-binding protein — protein MPETPLTDTTAAGPRADGPATPPPLLEVRGVTKSFGHGRRRLTALDGVDVRVERGETLGLVGESGCGKSTLARVVLGLERPDSGTVRFNGTDPFTLKGKDLLAWRRRVQMVFQDPFASLNARMSAADLIGEPWRTHRDIVPTAQARERRVRELLSLVGLRESDAHRYPNEFSGGQRQRIGIARALALDPDLIVCDEPVSALDLSVQAQVLNVLSELRERLGVSYVFISHDLSVVRHVSDRVTVMYLGKVIEHGPTEDVFDRPLHPYTAALMSAAPTLDVSGQAQDDDEILLRGEIPSPYDIPSGCRFRTRCWKSEARCAELAPPVVTRDGAAEPGREPHAGLCHFPLGTGPTEV, from the coding sequence GTGCCTGAGACGCCCCTCACCGACACCACGGCCGCGGGCCCACGGGCCGATGGCCCGGCCACTCCCCCGCCCCTGCTCGAAGTCCGCGGTGTGACCAAGTCGTTCGGCCATGGCCGCCGGCGCCTGACCGCGCTGGACGGAGTCGATGTGCGGGTCGAGCGCGGGGAGACCCTCGGGCTGGTGGGCGAGTCCGGCTGCGGCAAGTCGACCCTGGCCCGAGTGGTGCTCGGGCTCGAGCGGCCGGACTCGGGGACGGTGCGCTTCAACGGCACCGATCCGTTCACCCTCAAGGGCAAGGACCTGCTGGCCTGGCGGCGCCGGGTACAGATGGTGTTCCAGGACCCCTTCGCCTCGCTCAACGCCCGGATGTCCGCGGCCGATCTCATCGGCGAGCCGTGGCGCACCCACCGCGACATCGTGCCCACGGCACAGGCGCGGGAGCGACGGGTCCGTGAGCTGCTGTCGCTCGTCGGGCTGCGGGAGAGCGACGCCCATCGCTACCCGAACGAGTTCTCCGGCGGGCAGCGGCAGCGCATCGGCATCGCCCGCGCGCTGGCCCTGGACCCCGACCTCATCGTGTGCGACGAGCCCGTGTCCGCGCTGGATCTGTCGGTACAGGCCCAAGTGCTCAATGTCCTCTCCGAGCTGCGGGAACGGCTCGGTGTCTCCTACGTCTTCATCTCCCATGACCTGTCCGTGGTCCGGCATGTCTCCGACCGGGTGACGGTGATGTATCTGGGCAAGGTCATCGAACACGGCCCCACCGAGGACGTCTTCGACCGCCCCCTGCACCCCTACACCGCCGCCCTGATGTCCGCCGCGCCCACGCTCGACGTCTCCGGGCAGGCCCAGGACGACGACGAGATCCTGCTGCGCGGGGAGATCCCCTCCCCGTACGACATCCCGTCGGGCTGCCGGTTCCGCACCCGCTGCTGGAAGAGCGAGGCCCGGTGCGCCGAGCTCGCCCCTCCGGTCGTCACCCGTGACGGCGCGGCGGAGCCCGGGCGGGAGCCGCATGCGGGCCTGTGCCACTTCCCGCTGGGCACCGGGCCGACGGAAGTATGA
- a CDS encoding sulfite exporter TauE/SafE family protein: MSPPEFTLLFITVAIGSLLQVSIGFGLGLLAAPVIAIFDPSLTPVVVLLLATGVTTAVLVLEGGHLDLRGAGWALAGRVPGAVGGAALVAVLPARQLALLVAVVVLAGVAVSLRGFVPAPRRRSVLLAGLMSGLMGTATSIGGPPMAMVWQRLSGPRLRATMSGFFLAGSVMSLAVLAATGAVHTSSLWHTALLAPAAAIGVLLARPLASRLDMRRTRGVAMVLAVASATVLVVQQFV; encoded by the coding sequence ATGAGCCCGCCCGAGTTCACCCTGCTCTTCATCACGGTGGCGATCGGGTCGCTGCTGCAGGTCTCCATCGGCTTCGGGCTCGGCCTGCTGGCCGCCCCGGTGATCGCGATCTTCGACCCTTCGCTCACCCCGGTGGTGGTCCTGCTGCTCGCCACCGGGGTCACGACCGCGGTCCTGGTGCTGGAGGGCGGCCACCTGGACCTGCGAGGCGCGGGGTGGGCACTGGCCGGGCGGGTGCCGGGCGCGGTGGGCGGCGCGGCGCTGGTCGCCGTGCTGCCCGCCCGGCAACTCGCCCTCCTCGTCGCCGTGGTCGTCCTCGCGGGCGTCGCGGTGAGCCTGCGCGGTTTCGTGCCGGCGCCGCGACGGCGTTCGGTGCTGCTGGCCGGCCTGATGTCGGGGCTGATGGGCACGGCGACCTCCATCGGAGGACCGCCGATGGCCATGGTCTGGCAGCGCCTGAGCGGGCCGCGGCTGCGCGCCACGATGAGCGGGTTCTTCCTGGCCGGTTCCGTGATGAGCCTGGCCGTCCTGGCGGCGACCGGAGCGGTGCACACCTCCAGCCTGTGGCACACCGCCCTGCTCGCCCCGGCCGCGGCGATCGGGGTGCTGCTCGCCCGCCCGCTGGCGAGCAGATTGGACATGCGGCGCACCAGGGGCGTCGCCATGGTGCTCGCGGTGGCGAGCGCGACGGTGCTGGTGGTCCAGCAGTTCGTCTGA
- a CDS encoding DJ-1/PfpI family protein encodes MLAQIVLYDGFDLLDVLAPFEVLVAGGMAAGGALRAELVSAEGPREVVSGVGGVPLRATAALDPAAADLVVVPGAAGRIGEPGEVPDLDADADPGEWREHELIPVTLGRAVNTGLPGLLKAAMDRPEVTVATVCGGSLVLAMAGLLEGRYATTHHMGLDMLDATGVNVVRARVVDDGDLVTGAGVTSGLDLGLYLLERELGPRIAHAVEELFAYERRGTPWRHHGPSPVAL; translated from the coding sequence ATGCTCGCCCAGATCGTCCTGTACGACGGCTTCGACCTCCTCGATGTGCTCGCTCCCTTCGAAGTGCTGGTCGCCGGTGGCATGGCCGCCGGGGGAGCGCTGCGCGCCGAGTTGGTGTCCGCCGAGGGGCCGCGTGAGGTGGTGAGCGGGGTCGGCGGTGTGCCGCTGCGCGCCACGGCCGCCCTGGATCCCGCGGCGGCGGACCTGGTCGTGGTCCCCGGTGCGGCCGGCCGGATCGGAGAACCCGGCGAGGTCCCCGATCTCGACGCGGACGCGGACCCGGGCGAGTGGCGGGAGCACGAACTCATTCCCGTGACTCTGGGCCGCGCCGTGAACACCGGCCTGCCGGGGCTGCTGAAGGCGGCCATGGACCGTCCGGAGGTGACCGTCGCCACGGTGTGCGGCGGCTCGCTCGTCCTGGCCATGGCCGGTCTGCTGGAGGGCCGCTACGCCACCACCCACCACATGGGCCTGGACATGCTGGACGCCACCGGTGTCAACGTGGTCAGGGCCCGGGTCGTCGACGACGGTGACCTCGTGACCGGCGCCGGTGTCACCTCCGGGCTCGATCTGGGCCTGTATCTGCTGGAGCGCGAGCTGGGGCCGCGGATCGCCCACGCCGTCGAGGAGCTGTTCGCCTACGAGCGCCGCGGCACCCCCTGGCGCCACCACGGGCCCTCGCCCGTCGCCCTGTGA
- a CDS encoding ABC transporter substrate-binding protein, producing MKSSVPSSPRPERGRAHTVLALLATSTMLLTSACAVANSDTAGDAGSADGRTLRVVLTQEPPTLEPCESSLTATGVVVRSNITEPLVERDPTSGKLEPLLATGWRQTKPTTWTFDIRPGVTFQNGRPFTAKDAAFSIDRAVNSDLACNVDGYVFGDAKLDVRAVSPTRLTVTTEKTDPILPLRLSFVEIVPRTTDTKAKVRIPIGTGPYAVTSWQTGVSISLARNADYWGKAPAYPRARYVWRSDASVRAAMIDKGEADIATALDHTSADKGNTVAYPNNETTALRLDGREAPLNDIRVRKAIGLAVDRKGIIGALLGGLAKPAAQLVPPGVVGHNDDLAPAPYQEAAARALVKQAAADGVPVHRRITLVARNGMFAGIAEVTEALQYEMARVGLNVRIRMADTATHLQYQLRPLPRGVGPVALLIMHGNQAGDAAFTTSQYLQSDGPQSTFGTKDLDRRIAAADALSGKARQKAFADVLAYQNTSIAQYAYLAHMRGLLGLSPSVRYRPDSATGDEMRLSEVTPATAGRR from the coding sequence ATGAAGTCCTCCGTACCCTCCAGTCCGCGCCCGGAACGGGGCCGGGCCCATACAGTTCTCGCCCTTCTGGCCACCAGCACGATGCTGCTCACCAGCGCGTGCGCCGTGGCGAACAGTGACACGGCGGGTGATGCCGGCAGCGCGGACGGGCGCACCCTTCGGGTGGTCCTCACCCAGGAACCGCCGACGCTGGAGCCCTGTGAGTCATCGCTGACCGCGACCGGTGTCGTCGTCCGCTCCAACATCACCGAACCACTGGTGGAACGGGACCCCACCTCGGGCAAGCTGGAGCCACTGCTGGCGACCGGCTGGCGGCAGACGAAGCCCACGACGTGGACCTTCGACATCCGCCCGGGGGTGACCTTCCAGAACGGGCGGCCGTTCACGGCGAAGGACGCCGCGTTCTCCATCGACCGCGCCGTCAACTCCGATCTCGCGTGCAATGTGGACGGCTATGTCTTCGGCGACGCGAAACTCGACGTACGCGCCGTCAGCCCCACCCGGCTGACCGTCACCACCGAGAAGACCGACCCCATCCTCCCGCTGCGGCTCAGCTTCGTCGAGATCGTGCCGCGCACCACCGACACCAAGGCCAAGGTGCGCATACCGATCGGGACCGGCCCCTACGCCGTCACGTCGTGGCAGACCGGTGTCTCGATCTCCCTTGCCCGCAACGCCGATTACTGGGGGAAGGCTCCGGCCTATCCGCGGGCCAGGTATGTCTGGCGGAGCGATGCGAGTGTCCGCGCGGCGATGATCGACAAGGGCGAGGCCGATATCGCGACGGCCCTGGACCACACGAGCGCCGACAAGGGCAACACCGTCGCCTACCCCAACAACGAGACGACCGCCCTGCGTCTGGACGGCCGTGAGGCGCCGCTCAACGACATCCGGGTGCGCAAGGCGATCGGCCTGGCCGTCGACCGCAAGGGCATCATCGGCGCTCTTCTCGGCGGACTGGCCAAGCCCGCCGCGCAATTGGTCCCGCCCGGCGTGGTGGGCCACAACGACGACCTCGCCCCCGCCCCGTACCAGGAGGCCGCCGCCCGGGCGCTGGTGAAACAGGCGGCCGCCGACGGCGTCCCGGTGCACCGGCGGATCACCCTCGTCGCACGCAACGGCATGTTCGCCGGTATCGCGGAAGTGACCGAGGCCCTGCAGTACGAGATGGCGCGGGTAGGGCTGAACGTGAGGATACGCATGGCGGACACCGCCACCCATCTTCAGTACCAGCTGCGTCCGCTGCCCCGCGGTGTCGGGCCGGTGGCGCTGCTGATCATGCACGGCAACCAGGCCGGGGACGCGGCCTTCACCACGAGTCAGTACCTGCAGAGCGACGGCCCCCAGTCCACCTTCGGCACCAAGGACCTCGACCGGCGCATCGCCGCGGCGGACGCGCTCTCCGGCAAGGCCCGGCAGAAGGCGTTCGCCGATGTGCTCGCGTACCAGAACACATCGATCGCGCAGTACGCCTACCTGGCCCATATGCGCGGACTGCTCGGACTGTCACCGTCGGTGCGGTACCGCCCGGACTCCGCCACCGGGGACGAGATGCGGCTCTCCGAGGTCACTCCGGCGACGGCGGGGAGGCGCTGA
- a CDS encoding nuclear transport factor 2 family protein → MTDDTTPFDATDLPDVVKRYLKAHNEHDLPAASAALTPDATVIDDGRTYEGIPAIERWLDRATSEYTYTTTLIGAEQDGPDRYTVTQRLEGDFPGGTVDLRYRFLLDQGLISHLTIAP, encoded by the coding sequence ATGACCGACGACACCACCCCCTTCGACGCCACCGACCTGCCCGACGTCGTCAAGCGGTACCTGAAGGCACACAACGAGCACGATCTGCCCGCGGCGTCGGCCGCGCTGACGCCGGACGCGACCGTCATCGACGACGGCCGCACCTACGAGGGCATCCCGGCCATCGAGCGATGGCTGGACCGTGCCACCTCCGAGTACACCTACACCACCACGCTCATCGGGGCCGAGCAGGACGGCCCGGACCGCTACACCGTCACCCAGCGTCTCGAGGGTGACTTCCCCGGCGGCACCGTCGACCTTCGCTATCGCTTCCTCCTGGACCAGGGGCTGATCAGCCACCTCACCATCGCCCCCTGA
- a CDS encoding ABC transporter ATP-binding protein, translated as MKPSTLPAPAATGDPALEVEGLCVDLRTPSGTLRAVNGVGFSVRKGRTLALLGESGCGKSMTALSIVGLLDPTAEVAGGSVRVSGTDVLRLGRAGRRKLAGPVLSIVFQDALTALNPVQPVGRQIAEPFRIHRGLSRRDAREKAIELMTRVGIPEPRLRARAYPHQFSGGMRQRLLIAMAVALDPDVLIADEPTTALDVTVQAQIMRLLRDLQTERDMALVLITHDLAVVAQRADDVVVMYAGHVVETGPVAEVFSRPRHPYTKGLLDSVPEHAVRGGPLPAVPGSPPELGAVPSGCVFQARCPLAEERCARERPPLLSVGASRSAACHFSEELDRA; from the coding sequence GTGAAGCCCTCCACCCTGCCCGCGCCCGCCGCGACCGGCGATCCCGCACTCGAGGTCGAGGGGCTCTGCGTCGATCTGCGGACCCCCTCGGGCACTCTCCGTGCCGTGAACGGCGTCGGCTTCAGCGTGCGCAAGGGGCGCACGCTGGCGCTGCTGGGCGAGTCCGGCTGCGGCAAGTCGATGACCGCGCTGTCCATCGTCGGGCTGCTCGACCCGACGGCCGAGGTGGCGGGCGGATCCGTGCGGGTGTCCGGCACCGACGTGCTGCGGCTGGGCCGGGCGGGGCGCAGAAAGCTCGCCGGTCCCGTGCTGTCGATCGTCTTCCAGGACGCGCTGACCGCGCTCAACCCCGTACAGCCGGTCGGCAGGCAAATCGCCGAGCCGTTCCGCATCCATCGCGGGCTGTCGCGCCGCGATGCCCGGGAGAAGGCGATCGAGCTGATGACCCGCGTCGGCATCCCCGAGCCACGGCTGCGGGCGCGCGCGTATCCGCATCAGTTCTCCGGCGGTATGCGCCAGCGGCTGCTGATCGCGATGGCCGTGGCGCTGGACCCCGATGTGCTGATCGCCGACGAGCCCACGACCGCGCTCGATGTCACCGTGCAGGCGCAGATCATGCGGCTGCTGCGGGATCTGCAGACCGAGCGGGACATGGCGCTCGTGCTGATCACCCACGATCTGGCGGTGGTCGCCCAGCGCGCGGACGATGTCGTGGTGATGTACGCGGGCCATGTGGTGGAGACCGGCCCGGTGGCGGAGGTCTTCTCCCGGCCCCGCCACCCGTACACCAAGGGATTGCTCGACTCGGTGCCCGAACACGCCGTCAGGGGCGGCCCGTTGCCCGCCGTACCGGGGAGCCCGCCCGAGCTCGGCGCGGTCCCGTCCGGCTGCGTCTTCCAGGCCAGATGCCCGCTGGCCGAGGAACGCTGCGCCCGGGAACGGCCGCCTCTGCTGTCCGTCGGGGCCTCGCGTTCGGCCGCCTGCCACTTCTCCGAGGAGCTCGACCGTGCCTGA
- a CDS encoding LacI family DNA-binding transcriptional regulator codes for MSHPYPIREIARQAGLSEATVDRVLHNRGGVRESTSREVHQAIKDLDRQRTQLRIGGRTFMIDIVMQAPERFSLAVRAALEAELPALRPAVMRSRFHFRETGPVEELIATLDRIAERGGSQGIVLKAPDVPEVTAAVGRLAAVGIPVVTLVTDLPGSARRSYVGIDNRAAGATAAYLLGQWLGDRPGNVLTTISRGFFRGEEEREMGFRSALRNAHPGRTLVEVTDSDGLDATQRELVLRALRHDPEIRAVYSIGGGNTATIHAFEELGRAYEVFIAHDLDHDNTRLLRERRLSAVLHHDLRQDMRRACQIIMRAHGALPDDGPVLPSPIQVVTPYNMPSDAA; via the coding sequence ATGTCCCATCCGTATCCGATCCGGGAGATCGCCCGGCAGGCCGGCCTGAGCGAGGCCACCGTCGACCGGGTGCTGCACAACCGGGGCGGCGTGCGCGAGAGCACCAGCCGGGAGGTCCACCAGGCGATCAAGGACCTGGACCGGCAGCGGACCCAGCTCCGCATCGGCGGCCGCACCTTCATGATCGACATCGTGATGCAGGCACCGGAGCGCTTCTCCCTGGCCGTCCGCGCCGCCCTGGAGGCGGAGCTGCCGGCGCTGCGCCCCGCGGTCATGCGGTCGCGCTTCCACTTCCGCGAGACCGGTCCGGTCGAGGAGCTGATCGCCACCCTGGACCGCATCGCCGAGCGCGGCGGATCCCAGGGGATCGTCCTGAAGGCGCCCGACGTCCCGGAGGTCACGGCCGCCGTCGGGCGCCTGGCCGCCGTGGGCATACCGGTCGTGACCCTGGTGACCGATCTGCCCGGCAGCGCGCGCCGGTCCTACGTCGGCATCGACAACCGCGCCGCCGGTGCCACCGCCGCGTACCTTCTGGGACAGTGGCTCGGCGACCGCCCGGGCAATGTGCTCACCACCATCAGCCGCGGCTTCTTCCGTGGGGAGGAGGAACGCGAGATGGGGTTCCGCAGCGCCCTGCGCAACGCCCATCCCGGGCGCACACTGGTCGAGGTCACCGACAGCGACGGTCTGGACGCCACCCAGCGCGAGCTGGTCCTGCGGGCGCTGCGCCACGACCCGGAGATCCGGGCGGTCTACTCGATCGGCGGCGGCAACACCGCGACGATTCACGCCTTCGAGGAACTGGGCCGCGCCTATGAGGTGTTCATCGCCCACGACCTCGACCACGACAACACCCGGCTGCTGCGCGAGCGCCGGCTGTCCGCGGTGCTCCACCACGACCTGCGCCAGGACATGCGCCGCGCCTGCCAGATCATCATGCGGGCCCACGGGGCCCTGCCCGACGACGGCCCCGTCCTGCCCTCGCCCATCCAGGTCGTCACGCCGTACAACATGCCGTCCGACGCGGCCTGA
- a CDS encoding ABC transporter permease, giving the protein MTSFLRKRIVSSAIPLVFVVLGVFCLARLTGSPVDLYLPLSATAQQRAEFSAAHGFDDSIPVQLWDYLAHAAQLDFGTSLRTGESAGSMVLKAFPVTLQLAGMTMLLAILGALLVGSLAAYRPNSLIDRIAGLLSMTAASIPDFWFAIMGVLVFGVGLGWLPTSGTLGGPEIWVLPIATLLIRPFGVLVQVVRGSMVGALSAPYVKVARSKGADPKRVVFGHALRNSITPVLTVAGDLTVGLVNGAVIVETIFGWPGIGKLMIDSILQRDFAVLQAAVLITAVTIFALNIVIDVCHALIDPRVRQAVPA; this is encoded by the coding sequence ATGACGTCCTTCCTGCGCAAGCGCATCGTCTCCAGCGCGATCCCGCTGGTGTTCGTGGTGCTGGGCGTGTTCTGCCTGGCACGGCTGACCGGCAGCCCCGTCGATCTCTACCTCCCGCTGAGCGCGACTGCCCAGCAGCGCGCGGAATTCTCCGCCGCCCACGGCTTCGACGACTCCATTCCGGTGCAGCTGTGGGACTACCTCGCCCATGCCGCACAACTCGACTTCGGCACCTCGCTGCGCACCGGCGAGTCGGCCGGTTCGATGGTGCTCAAGGCGTTTCCCGTCACGCTGCAACTCGCCGGGATGACCATGCTCCTGGCGATTCTCGGGGCGCTGCTGGTCGGAAGCCTCGCCGCCTACCGGCCCAACTCGCTCATCGACCGGATCGCCGGTCTGCTGTCGATGACCGCGGCCAGCATCCCCGACTTCTGGTTCGCGATCATGGGTGTGCTGGTCTTCGGCGTGGGTCTGGGCTGGCTGCCGACCTCCGGCACCCTGGGCGGCCCCGAGATCTGGGTGCTGCCCATCGCCACCCTGCTGATCCGTCCGTTCGGCGTACTGGTGCAGGTGGTGCGCGGCAGCATGGTCGGCGCGCTGTCCGCGCCCTATGTCAAGGTCGCGCGCAGCAAGGGAGCCGACCCCAAGCGCGTGGTGTTCGGACACGCCCTGCGCAACTCCATCACGCCCGTGCTGACCGTCGCCGGGGATCTCACCGTCGGTCTGGTCAACGGGGCGGTGATCGTGGAAACGATCTTCGGCTGGCCCGGGATCGGCAAGCTCATGATCGACTCGATTCTGCAGCGCGACTTCGCGGTGTTGCAGGCCGCCGTCCTGATCACGGCGGTGACGATCTTCGCGCTGAACATCGTCATCGACGTCTGCCACGCCCTGATCGACCCCCGAGTGCGCCAGGCGGTGCCGGCGTGA